In Fibrobacter sp., a single genomic region encodes these proteins:
- the ruvC gene encoding crossover junction endodeoxyribonuclease RuvC, translating to MIILGIDPGSITTGYAFIDTGFQMPKVLEYGTIHAPAGKALEDRLLHIVSKLEELLDKYRPESLGMEGVFFAKNPKSALVLGHIRGAVLVACKRRGMSFNEYPPKVVKQAVTGDGAASKEQVANMIFARFGIQGGDLPLDASDALAIAWTHANPSPLAVALCSASKTVSKGTGKTLNAKSLTSRKKKATTKQWMDLIEKMGGTIK from the coding sequence ATGATTATCCTTGGGATTGACCCCGGTTCTATAACAACAGGGTATGCATTTATAGATACAGGCTTTCAGATGCCGAAAGTTCTGGAGTATGGAACAATCCATGCCCCCGCAGGCAAGGCTTTGGAAGATAGGCTTCTTCATATTGTAAGCAAATTGGAAGAATTGCTGGATAAGTACCGACCGGAATCGCTAGGTATGGAAGGGGTGTTTTTTGCAAAAAATCCCAAAAGTGCCTTGGTGCTGGGACACATCCGTGGAGCAGTCCTTGTGGCATGCAAACGTCGTGGAATGAGTTTCAACGAATATCCACCAAAGGTTGTTAAGCAGGCTGTTACCGGTGATGGTGCCGCCAGCAAGGAACAGGTGGCCAACATGATCTTTGCCCGTTTTGGAATTCAAGGCGGCGACCTTCCTCTCGATGCATCCGACGCCTTGGCCATTGCCTGGACACATGCGAATCCCTCGCCTTTAGCGGTGGCTCTTTGTAGCGCTTCCAAGACTGTTTCGAAAGGAACTGGAAAAACTTTAAATGCCAAGTCTCTAACATCCAGAAAGAAAAAAGCTACCACCAAGCAGTGGATGGACTTGATTGAAAAAATGGGAGGAACTATAAAATGA